TTACTGCAATATTTGAAGGTATTTCCTTACCCGCAATACCGTTTTCAATTGTATCGAATACAGTATCTGCATACTTCGGAGAACAAGTAACTGTGGCAGATAATTTCCCAGATTTAATTGCATCGAAGGCCTCTAACATACCATCGACACCAACCAAAAATACATCTTCGTTGATCACCAAACCTGCAGCTTGCAGAGCTGTCGACACTCCAAGTGCCATCTCATCATTATGGCAATAGATGGCATCAATATTTCCATTGGTTGCTTGAATAATATTCTGAGCAAGTTCCTGAGCTTCAGATCTTGACCAGTTGGCACTTTGTTGTGATACCAGATTGTATTTCGGATCTTTGTCAATCACATTATGGAAACCTTGGGATCTATCACGTACGTCTGACCCACCGATGACTCCCTGGATTTCTGCAATATTCACAGTGGAAAGACCTTTTTTTGTTACTGCAGCATCAATCCATTCTCCTGCAGTCTGGCCTTCAAATACGAAATCACTCATGATTTGCGTAACGAAATCCACTCCTGGGGTTCCATTAGAACCTCTTGCCTTCATGATTACAGGTACGTTCTTCTCACGACACGCATCAAGTGCGGGCTGAATTCCATCGGCATCAATTGCAACGATAACCATTACATTACAGCCTTGAGCAAGAAGTGACTCAACATTGGAAATCTGCTTTTCTTGATCGCCCTCGGCATTAGTGATGGCAATCTCATATCCTCTCTTTTCTGCCTCTTCTTTCATGTTTTCACTCTCAACAGTTCGCCAAGTACTACTGAGATCAGCCTGAGAAAATCCTACGAACAGATCAGCCTTATCAGGCCAAACAATTCCCTCTACAGATTCTGTTGTTCCTTGAGCAAACAATCCTACAGACCCCAGAATTGCAACAAGCAATACTACCAGTGTAATGCCAATTGAATTTTTGTGCATACCTTACCTCCATATTAGTAATGTTTTTTTATCGAACACTACTTTGTTACTTTTAAGTACATTCTAATCTCATTTATTTAAATGTCAATAATTATTTCACATTAAATACTAATTTCTAGTTCATTATTTATTTTTTTGTTAAAATCATTGACATTTTTAAAAATTAGCTTACTCTATATGTATAAATATTTCCCATTTCTATTTTAAGGAGCTGGATTTTGGATATACATCGAGCAGGAACCGATATCCTACATGAGATATCCCTTCATTTTGAGAATCTGAATTTCATACAATTAGAATCTCTGGCAAAACAGATTATGAAAGCAGATGCTGTTTTTCTTCTTGGTGCTGGTAGATCAAAATTAATGTTATCAACTTTTTGTCTCAGATTAAACCATCTAGGTATAACCTCATATATAGTAGGCGAAATTCCTTGTCCACCTACTACACCAAAGAGCTTGATCATTGCTGCATCTGGGTCGGGAAAAACTTGCTCAATCATGTCAATCTTAAACAAACAGAAACAATTGGGGACAAACATATTTCTAATAACAGCTAACAATGAAGATAGTTTTGAAGAATATGCAGACAATATTCTTCGGATAGATGTTCCCAATTCACTTTTTAAGAAATTACCAGGATCAAATCAGCTTATGCGGACAGCCTTTGAACAGATTGTTTTCCTTATTGGAGAATCAATCGTATATGAGCTGAGCCAGGACATTCCGCATGATACAATTGCTTCAAGGCATACAAATCTTGAATAGAGGAGAATATAGAATGCCAAACATACTATCTTTTTTACAGTATTCCGTTGGACAACTAGGTTTTGTTGTAGAAGATTTAGACAAGACGATGGAATCATACTATAATAATTTTGGTATTAATGATTGGAAAGTGTACACTTATGGGGCTCCTTTGTTGAAATTCATGAACTATAAGGGAATGCCCTTTGAATATAAGGCTAAAATTGGGTTGAATTATTTTGGGAATACTCGGGTTGAATTCATACAACCTCTGGAAGGACATACCATTTATACTGATTTCATCAAGAAACATGGATATGGGCTCCAGCATTTGGGCATCTATGTTGAAAACATTACCAAGGAGATACAATTTGCTAAGGAGCATGGCATCTATGTAGTAATGGAAGGCGGTGGATTTGGCTTAGATGGTGATGGACATTTTGCATATCTTGATACAGAAGAAAAATATGGCATCACTTATGAGTTCATAGAACGTCCAAAACGACGATATGAACCCGAGTATACATACCCCAACAATTAATATTCAAATATTCAACTAAATATGGTATATTCGATTTATGTGGAATGAAAGACAAATAAAAGAAAAAGAATTGCTCAAAGAGTCCAATTTTCTAACAATAAAACAATTGGCTATGATGCTCAAGGTATCAGAAATGACAGTTCGAAGAGATATTCCAATTATCACAAAAGATACAAGCATTTCCCAAGTTCATGGAGGTCTTGTATTTAAACAAGAAGAGGATACCCAAACACGATATGAAGCCACTCGCGAGAACACTAAGAATCAGTTACTCAAGAAAGTGATTTCAAAGAAGGCTCTTGAATATATTCATGATGACATGGTGATTTTTTTTGATTCCGGAACCACCATAAAAATGCTATGTGAGAGTATCCCAAAAGATAGAGCAATTACTGCAATCACTTCCAGTTATGAAGCACTTATCCCTCTAACTGAGTTATCCAACTCCACAATTATTACACCTGGCGGGGTTTTCTCGCATAAACCACGTGTATTCTATGATTTAGAATCCATCAAATCAATCAACAGATATCGAGGAAATATCGCATTCATTGGTGCCACAGGATATGAGATGCACATGGGGCTCACTTGTGCTTATACAGAGGATGCACCCCTAAAACAAGCAATAATGGAATCATGCCAAACAAGAATCCTTCTCATTGATTCTTCAAAATTTGGCATTGTAAGTACCTGTTTTTTTTCTGATCTTTCTAAGTTTTCTGTTGTCATTACTGACAAAGGAATCCCACGGGAGTATGAAGACTATATCAGAAAACAAGATACTGTTGAGTTGATAATAGTAGAATAGGAACATAAGCAATTACCTGCATAACAACCAGTAAGAAGATATGCTCTACTCCCTCATGGTATCCAAGAACCTCGATGCATCCATTGAGGCAATAGAGCAGACTATGGCGGTAACACACCGGCATGTAAGTACAGACAACACGCCATAAGAGAGCAGACTACCCAGATACATGATTCTATCAAGATAGACAAATAGATTTACTCACTCCACCGGCTCAACAAACACATAGACCGTGGAGGAATACAACCCCATGGGAGGGTTTCTGAGCCTGGTAGCCAGCAGCTCATTCTGTCCGGATTTTTCTGTTTTTTACGTGGGGCAATCCTACCACCACTAACTCATTATCGTTCTACCCGAAAAGAGGTGTTTCTTACAATCGGTATCGAGCTGACACTGACTGCACCTAGACTACAAGAATTTCAGAGAATGAGAAACACCTCTTTCAGGTAATCATCTACCTTAATGACCTACTACTCAGCTTCCTTTTTCCGATACAATACCGTCTTCAAATAGTCCTCATTGGCGTCAAACACAGGTTCAACTGTATTCTGTGCTTTCATCAAAGGAATCACTTTTGTTCTCACCCCCATACCACGATTATCCACATACCCATAGTCCCTTAACACCTCTGCAATTATGAGGTTACGTGGAAGTCTCTGACCAGAAATCATTTTTTCAATTGTCATTGAGTTAGGTAAGGCACCAGGACTGATCACCTCCAATCTGTTAATATAGATACCGATTTCGATTTCTACAAATCTTGTCCAATCGCGATGAGCCAAAGCATTAATGAAAACTTCGCGTATAGCTTCTAAAGGATAGAACCAGTGAGTATTCCTCCGAAGCGTTTGATCGACAGAATCAGATTCTTCAGATATAAAGGGCTTAATCACTTCAATACATCGTTCAATAAGACCAGAATCAATCAATGTTCTTTCAGAACCTGTCATATCCCAACGTCCGACTAAAGGAGCATCCAATATCTGATCGAAAAGAGCTTTATATTCCTTGTCTTCACTTGCAAAGCCAAATACCCGCAACCCGGCTTGTCTTAGAAATCTTCTTGGTGTTTTGCCAAACAGAACCAGACCTGCAATGGTACAATACATTTCTCCTGTAGCCTCTGTCAGGAAGCCTAAGCCCATTGCACGATTAATCCAGGCTTCCCGGGTCTCAGGTATCATTGGATCTTTGATGATATCCCTGAGATAATTCTCCAATCTGCTCAAATCAAGATTTTCAAAACCCGTACCAGGAACTGGGAGTACTTCTGTATGAAGCATTCCTCCATGTTGGAAAAGACGCATTTGCTGTTCTCGCGTAGCAATCTGTGAGGTTGAACCTACTCTTATATAGATATCTTCTCTCCCGGAATGACGAACAACATAAGGTTTTGAAATTCCCGGAGAAAAAGTTAACACTGCAATGTAGTGCTCTTCATCAATTTTGACTTTCTCATAGTAGGGAAGTACGGTAGGATGCACTTTATCACGGACAACACTCATTACCCATTCTTCCGCGTTATCGCGTTGGACTCCAGAAATCGTACCGTCATCCTCAACTCCCAAAAGAATACGTCCTCCCTGGAAATTCACCAGAGCGACAATTTCTTTGGCGAGTTGTTCCGGCCTAATATCATCTCTTTTAAACTCAATCCCAGAATTCTCTCCATTGGAAATAATTTCCAATATCTCTGATTTCAGCATATCAACACCTCAAAACTTATACTTTTCCTTTCTTTGGTTAAAGGCCGTTTTTCCACCCTCGAGAATACTTGCTGTCTTATCACGAATCACACTGACATCGATAGCCCCTTGGCTTTCATTAGGCATGAAACCTCGATTATCTTGCACTTCCAAAATCCCAATCCACTCTGCATCACCAAAAACAGGAATATTGGCATTATGCGTCGCAAAAAGGAACTGCCTGTGGACCTTTTCTGATCGCAACTCAGCAACTATCCTCTCTGCAATAAAAGCATTATCAAGATTATCCTCTGGCTGATCCACAATAAGAGGATCCTTATTCTGTAACAGTAATAAATGAAGAATTGCCGTACACTGTTGTCCTCGGGACAAATTTTCAATAGGCTTATAGAGCTCTTGATCTCCATGAGCAATATTTAGTTCTATCTTTATGATGTCGGGTAATTCCAACTCTTCCATGCCTAAGATTTCCTTGTTTGACATCTTAACCAGCGCATTGGCCGTGGACGGGGTTATTCCCCACCCAGCGTTTAATAACGCATCAACTCCAGATTGTATGCGTTCTACCAACATACTTGGAGTCAATTCATCAGTTTTATATATCCATGACAGTCGGTTCTCCCCAACACCCTCAAGATTACAACTCATAAGATATTTGACCAATGGGGTCCTATCTGCTTCAGGAAGAACCTTCAGCTTCAAGTTTCCTTTCAATTTATTCTGTATCTTTTTCAACGATCCTATAAAATGAGCAGACCGTAGTGCTCTTTGCTCTGAAAGGTCAGATAAGATTGCACGTCTTTGCTTTCTTAATGCAGCAACAACTGCACCCTGAGTTTCCGCGAGCACTTTTTTCGGTTGTATTCTCTCAATTTCTGTCAGCAGCCGCTGAAACTCCAAACCGATAGCCCTGCCGCTTTTCCCTTCATTGGCAGGTAGTTCGTTAAAAGTTTTTTCCAACGCTTTTTCTTCACCATCCATAGAGTTCGTCAGTTCAGACAGGAGATTCTCAATTTTTTGAAAATGAGGATTCATTTTTGATTGCCAGGTTCTGATGAACTCTTCAGTTTTAGCTGCAATACTATCCAGTTCAATTTTAATTGCTTCCAGAATCTCTTTATGTGGAAGAGTTTCCAAAGCTTTTTCACTAAGGAAAACAGTATCTGGAAGAACTCCCTGAACACGTTCAACAGCATCTTTTACTGATT
This sequence is a window from uncultured Sphaerochaeta sp.. Protein-coding genes within it:
- a CDS encoding SIS domain-containing protein; amino-acid sequence: MDIHRAGTDILHEISLHFENLNFIQLESLAKQIMKADAVFLLGAGRSKLMLSTFCLRLNHLGITSYIVGEIPCPPTTPKSLIIAASGSGKTCSIMSILNKQKQLGTNIFLITANNEDSFEEYADNILRIDVPNSLFKKLPGSNQLMRTAFEQIVFLIGESIVYELSQDIPHDTIASRHTNLE
- a CDS encoding ABC transporter substrate-binding protein, which codes for MHKNSIGITLVVLLVAILGSVGLFAQGTTESVEGIVWPDKADLFVGFSQADLSSTWRTVESENMKEEAEKRGYEIAITNAEGDQEKQISNVESLLAQGCNVMVIVAIDADGIQPALDACREKNVPVIMKARGSNGTPGVDFVTQIMSDFVFEGQTAGEWIDAAVTKKGLSTVNIAEIQGVIGGSDVRDRSQGFHNVIDKDPKYNLVSQQSANWSRSEAQELAQNIIQATNGNIDAIYCHNDEMALGVSTALQAAGLVINEDVFLVGVDGMLEAFDAIKSGKLSATVTCSPKYADTVFDTIENGIAGKEIPSNIAVSDKLVDSTNVDEYYYLGF
- a CDS encoding VOC family protein, with the translated sequence MPNILSFLQYSVGQLGFVVEDLDKTMESYYNNFGINDWKVYTYGAPLLKFMNYKGMPFEYKAKIGLNYFGNTRVEFIQPLEGHTIYTDFIKKHGYGLQHLGIYVENITKEIQFAKEHGIYVVMEGGGFGLDGDGHFAYLDTEEKYGITYEFIERPKRRYEPEYTYPNN
- a CDS encoding DeoR/GlpR family DNA-binding transcription regulator; the protein is MWNERQIKEKELLKESNFLTIKQLAMMLKVSEMTVRRDIPIITKDTSISQVHGGLVFKQEEDTQTRYEATRENTKNQLLKKVISKKALEYIHDDMVIFFDSGTTIKMLCESIPKDRAITAITSSYEALIPLTELSNSTIITPGGVFSHKPRVFYDLESIKSINRYRGNIAFIGATGYEMHMGLTCAYTEDAPLKQAIMESCQTRILLIDSSKFGIVSTCFFSDLSKFSVVITDKGIPREYEDYIRKQDTVELIIVE
- a CDS encoding RNA-binding domain-containing protein, whose amino-acid sequence is MLKSEILEIISNGENSGIEFKRDDIRPEQLAKEIVALVNFQGGRILLGVEDDGTISGVQRDNAEEWVMSVVRDKVHPTVLPYYEKVKIDEEHYIAVLTFSPGISKPYVVRHSGREDIYIRVGSTSQIATREQQMRLFQHGGMLHTEVLPVPGTGFENLDLSRLENYLRDIIKDPMIPETREAWINRAMGLGFLTEATGEMYCTIAGLVLFGKTPRRFLRQAGLRVFGFASEDKEYKALFDQILDAPLVGRWDMTGSERTLIDSGLIERCIEVIKPFISEESDSVDQTLRRNTHWFYPLEAIREVFINALAHRDWTRFVEIEIGIYINRLEVISPGALPNSMTIEKMISGQRLPRNLIIAEVLRDYGYVDNRGMGVRTKVIPLMKAQNTVEPVFDANEDYLKTVLYRKKEAE